Proteins encoded within one genomic window of Aquarana catesbeiana isolate 2022-GZ linkage group LG03, ASM4218655v1, whole genome shotgun sequence:
- the LOC141134145 gene encoding olfactory receptor 6B2-like yields MALTSNVLVIMLVVANQSLHSPMYFFLSQLSLSEILFTSNIVPSMLWLILIGSGRLSVDRCISQFLLLAIPSVTQCLLLAGMSYDRYVAICKPLHYAIIVTFGQQLQIVLSCWLVGFTLSLVVYIYLKQLKFCGLNVINHFFCDIAPLIRLSCSDTYFVEMVTAAVSFPVLLSPFMFIVVTYISIVKVILKIPSNTGRKKTFSTCSSHLIIVCMYYGTLSSIYIFPPKENSVDANKSLSLLYTLVTPLFNPLVYSLRNQDIRAAIQRSLKITALCKLTCSSYRS; encoded by the coding sequence ATGGCATTGACCAGCAATGTCCTTGTCATCATGTTAGTTGTAGCCAACCAGAGTCTCCACTCTCCTATGTACTTCTTTCTCAGCCAGCTGTCCTTGTCCGAAATCCTGTTCACAAGTAATATTGTGCCGAGCATGTTGTGGCTTATATTGATTGGCAGTGGAAGGCTATCTGTTGATAGATGTATTTCTCAGTTTTTGCTGCTTGCAATTCCATCTGTTACCCAGTGTTTACTGTTGGCTGGCATGTCCTATGATAGGTATGTGGCCATATGTAAACCATTACATTATGCCATCATCGTAACTTTTGGACAGCAGCTTCAGATAGTCCTCTCCTGCTGGTTGGTGGGCTTCACACTTTCTTTggtagtttatatttacttaaagcAGTTAAAATTTTGTGGCCTTAACGTCATTAACCACTTTTTTTGTGACATTGCCCCACTCATAAGACTTTCATGCTCCGATACGTATTTTGTAGAAATGGTCACAGCTGCGGTGTCCTTTCCTGTTCTTTTGTCTCCATTTATGTTCATCGTTGTCACCTACATCTCCATCGTTAAAGTCATCCTTAAGATCCCATCCAACACTGGTAGAAAGAAGACCTTCTCCACATGCAGTTCCCACCTTATTATTGTATGCATGTACTATGGCACTCTGTCGTCAATCTATATCTTTCCACCTAAAGAGAACTCTGTTGATGCCAACAAGAGTCTTTCGTTACTTTACACCTTGGTGACTCCTTTGTTCAATCCCTTAGTCTACAGCCTACGGAATCAAGATATAAGAGCTGCCATCCAGAGATCTCTCAAGATAACGGCCTTATGCAAACTAACCTGCTCCTCTTACCGATCCTAG